GTAGATTGGATGGTTCAGGACAAAATTCGCAAAGCCGAACGTCAGGTGAAGGATGGACTAAGCGCGGTTAGGAAGACCATGCATGTGCTAAGAAATGAAATGCGTGACCATAAGGCAGAGTTAGAAATATTGGATCGTAAATATCATGCATATGTGGAACAGGCAGATTAAGAGATATGACAACAAAGGCCCCTTCCAGGCACACCGAATTGTGTGCTTGGAAGGGGCCTTCTGCTTAGACGAACATGTGGATGTTATCCATGATAATTTCGTCGATCAATGATTCTTTTTTACTTGGTTGTAATGTAAGCTGCGAGCAATCGTGCCGTATTCAGGACAGCATCCTTATGCGTACGCTCCATGGAATGAGATGCGTGAACTCCTGGACCGATCAGTGCTGCTCGGATATTGTTTCCTCCGCGTAATGCTGCACTGCCATCTGAGCCATAGTGGGGATAAGTGTCGACGACGTAATCCATTCCATCTTGTTTGGCCAGTTCAATGAGACGACTGGTCATATCGTAGTCATACGGGCCAGAAGAATCTTTGGCACATATGGAAACGTCGGTTTCTTTACAGCTCAGGTCATCACCCATAGCTCCCATGTCTACAGCGATCATTTCACTGATTTCCGCAGGGATATATGATGCGCCATGTCCAACTTCTTCATAGTTCGAGATAAGCAGAGAGACGTTATGTAATGGTTTCCAGGCTTCACGATGTGCAGACTCAAGGATACCAAAGAGGGCAGCCACGCTGGCTTTGTCGTCCAGATGACGTGATTTGATATAACCACTCGGCGTGATGACTGCCCGAGCATCGAAGGAGATAAAGTCGCCGACAGAGATCCCGAGTTTCAACACATCTTCCTTGGAGGAGACGACCTCATCGATTCGAACTTCCATATGGCTCTCGGACCGTTCAAAGGTACGTGCATCCGGATAGACATGGACAGACGGATGAAGGGAGAGAATGGTGCCTGTGTATGTTTTTCCATCCCGAGTATGGATGCTGCAATATTCGTTTTCGATACTTTGCATGGAAAAGCCACCGACAGAGGTAAGCTTCAATGTGCCATAGGATGTAACCGAGCGTACCATGGCCCCTAGCGTATCCACGTGAGCGCTTAAAGCGATTGTCTTGGAAGAGTCCTGTCCGGGCAATGTAAGCACCGCACCGCCCTTGTTATTCAGCTCACAGGCGATGCCCAGTGCGGCT
This Paenibacillus xylanexedens DNA region includes the following protein-coding sequences:
- a CDS encoding M42 family metallopeptidase; translated protein: MSFTIDESYVLSFLKKLLDTPSPSGYTHHIIEMIRKEAAALGIACELNNKGGAVLTLPGQDSSKTIALSAHVDTLGAMVRSVTSYGTLKLTSVGGFSMQSIENEYCSIHTRDGKTYTGTILSLHPSVHVYPDARTFERSESHMEVRIDEVVSSKEDVLKLGISVGDFISFDARAVITPSGYIKSRHLDDKASVAALFGILESAHREAWKPLHNVSLLISNYEEVGHGASYIPAEISEMIAVDMGAMGDDLSCKETDVSICAKDSSGPYDYDMTSRLIELAKQDGMDYVVDTYPHYGSDGSAALRGGNNIRAALIGPGVHASHSMERTHKDAVLNTARLLAAYITTK